The following proteins come from a genomic window of SAR324 cluster bacterium:
- the rplW gene encoding 50S ribosomal protein L23 yields MELFNILQRPVMTEKSTISQEMQNKYTLQVSSKATKRQIKKAVELAFKVKVVKVNTLNTKSKQKRMGRFVGKSTPWKKAIVTLAEGNNIEFIANY; encoded by the coding sequence ATGGAATTATTCAATATCCTGCAACGTCCTGTGATGACTGAGAAATCAACCATCAGTCAGGAAATGCAGAACAAGTATACGCTGCAAGTATCTTCGAAGGCAACCAAACGACAGATCAAGAAAGCTGTCGAACTGGCCTTCAAAGTCAAGGTTGTCAAGGTCAACACCTTGAACACCAAGTCCAAGCAAAAGCGAATGGGACGTTTCGTTGGCAAGAGTACTCCTTGGAAGAAAGCCATCGTGACCTTGGCCGAAGGCAACAACATCGAATTCATTGCCAATTACTAA
- the rplB gene encoding 50S ribosomal protein L2 → MSIQRFKATSPGRRDMSGFRFEEVTKDKPEKGLTEKLSKKGGRNSNGRITVRHRGGGHKRRYRIVDFKRNKTGIPAKVVAIEYDPNRSARIALLQYVDGEKRYIIYPDGLKVGDEVISSSTADIRTGNTLPIGRIPVGASLHCVELKQGKGAQLARSAGASVQLMAKDENYAQLKLKSGEIRKVRVECLATVGTVGNSEHMNMDVGKAGRKRWKGFRPTVRGVVMNPVDHPHGGGEGRTSGGRHPVTPWGVPTKGYKTRNNKSTDKYIVRRKK, encoded by the coding sequence ATGAGCATTCAGCGATTCAAAGCGACTTCTCCAGGTCGCAGAGACATGAGTGGCTTCCGTTTTGAGGAAGTTACCAAAGACAAACCGGAGAAAGGCCTCACCGAGAAGCTCTCTAAAAAAGGGGGGCGTAATTCCAATGGCCGAATCACCGTGCGACATCGAGGTGGTGGTCACAAGCGACGCTATCGGATTGTCGATTTCAAGCGCAATAAGACAGGTATACCTGCCAAAGTAGTCGCGATCGAATACGATCCAAACCGAAGTGCTCGCATTGCTCTTCTGCAATATGTTGATGGAGAGAAGCGCTACATCATCTACCCGGACGGACTGAAAGTTGGAGATGAAGTAATCAGCAGTTCAACAGCTGACATCCGTACAGGCAATACGCTGCCCATTGGTCGAATTCCGGTCGGAGCAAGTCTCCATTGTGTGGAATTGAAGCAAGGCAAAGGGGCGCAGTTGGCCCGAAGCGCTGGGGCATCAGTTCAACTGATGGCTAAAGATGAGAACTACGCACAGTTGAAGTTGAAGTCGGGTGAAATTCGCAAAGTGCGCGTCGAATGCCTAGCCACTGTTGGTACAGTCGGCAATAGCGAACACATGAATATGGACGTGGGCAAGGCAGGCCGTAAGCGCTGGAAAGGTTTCCGTCCAACTGTTCGAGGTGTTGTGATGAACCCTGTGGATCACCCGCACGGTGGTGGGGAAGGTCGAACATCTGGTGGACGCCATCCAGTAACTCCTTGGGGTGTGCCAAC